A portion of the Desmodus rotundus isolate HL8 chromosome 8, HLdesRot8A.1, whole genome shotgun sequence genome contains these proteins:
- the CDCP1 gene encoding CUB domain-containing protein 1 isoform X1 yields the protein MGGLNCGVTLTLLGVLLLRAARPTGGAAFEIGLPQGSGITVSIKPGTPLPPGKPCYIITRKQTTTLLIESGETKGFSFSCQNPENYFVIEIQKNIDCMSGPCFFGEVQLQPPTSGLPTLNRTFIWDVQAHKRIGLELQFSLPRLRQIEPGDSCPDGVTHSISGRIDSTTVKIGTFCSNGTVSRIKMQEGVHMALHLPWFHHRNVSGFSIANRSSIKRLCIIESVFEGEGSATLMSANYPDGFPEDELMTWQFVIPAPLRASVSFLQFNVSNCERKEERVEYYIPGSTTNPEVFKLADEQPGNMAGNFNLSLQGCDQDAQNPGILRLKFQVLVQHPQRESNITYVVDLSNERAMSLTIEPRPSKQSRRFVPGCFVCLESRTCSANLTLTAGSKHKISFLCDDLTRLWMNAEKTFSCMDHRYCLRKSYPLQVPGDILQLPVQLRDFSWKLLVPKDRLSLALVPAQKLQQHTQERICNTSFSYLVASASPGQDLYFGSFCSGGAIQQIQVKQNISVTLRTFTPAFRHEVARQGLTVSFIPYFKEEGVFTLTPDTKSKVYLRTPNWERGLPSLASVSWNISVPSDQVACLTFMKERTGLVCQTGRAFLIVQEQSSVAEEVFSLEEVLPKPSSHHHSFWVNISNCSPASGKQLDLLFQVSLTPRTVDLTVILIAVVGGGALLLFALGLIICFVKKNRKKKRDKGPAVGIYNGNINTQMPMQPKFQKAQKDADPHVYAVIEDTMVYGHLLQGSNGSFVQPEVDTYRPFQGPAGGCPPSPPPTCSRALTVKLAPEEPCPGFSPESESEPYTFSHPAKCSIGNRETDVPLLDACEPEQPGE from the exons CTTTCGAGATTGGCCTGCCCCAGGGAAGCGGCATCACCGTTTCGATAAAGCCTGGGACCCCACTTCCGCCAGGGAAGCCCTGTTACATCATCACTAGAAAACAGACAACCACGTTGCTCATCGAATCTGGAGAAACAAAGGGCTTTTCCTTCAGCTGCCAGAATCCAGAGAACTACTTTGTCATTGAGATCCAGAAGAATATTG ACTGCATGTCGGGCCCGTGTTTTTTCGGGGAGGTCCAGCTGCAGCCCCCAACATCAGGGTTGCCCACCCTCAACCGGACTTTCATCTGGGACGTGCAGGCTCACAAGAGAATCGGTCTGGAGCTGCAGTTCTCCCTGCCGCGCCTGCGGCAGATCGAGCCCGGGGACAGCTGCCCGGATGGAGTCACACACTCCATCAGCGGCCGCATCGATTCCACCACGGTCAAGATTGGAACCTTCTGTAGCAACGGCACCGTGTCCCGGATCAAGATGCAAGAGGGCGTCCACATGGCCTTGCACCTGCCATGGTTCCACCACAGAAACGTCTCTGGCTTCAGCATCGCAAACCGGTCGTCCATCAAAC GCCTGTGCATCATCGAATCTGTGTTTGAGGGCGAGGGCTCCGCAACCCTGATGTCTGCCAACTACCCCGACGGCTTTCCTGAGGACGAGCTCATGACGTGGCAGTTTGTCATTCCCGCACCCCTGCGGGCGAGCGTCTCCTTCCTCCAGTTCAACGTCTCCAACTGCGAGAGGAAGGAGGAGCGGGTGGAGTACTACATCCCGGGCTCCACCACCAACCCCGAGGTGTTCAAGCTGGCAGACGAGCAGCCGGGGAACATGGCCGGGAACTTCAACCTCTCTCTGCAGGGCTGTGACCAAGATGCCCAGAATCCAGGGATCCTCCGGCTGAAGTTTCAGGTTTTGGTTCAACATCCACAACGTGAAAGCA ATATAACCTACGTGGTTGACTTGAGCAACGAGCGAGCCATGTCGCTCACCATCGAGCCGAGGCCCAGCAAGCAGAGCCGCAGGTTTGTGCCCGGCTGCTTCGTGTGCTTGGAGTCTCGGACCTGCAGCGCCAACCTCACCCTGACAGCCGGCTCCAAACACAAGATCTCCTTCCTCTGCGACGACCTGACGCGCCTGTGGATGAACGCCGAGAAGACCTTCA GCTGCATGGACCACCGGTACTGCCTCAGGAAGTCCTACCCCCTCCAGGTGCCCGGGGACATCCTCCAGCTGCCTGTGCAGCTCCGCGACTTCTCCTGGAAGCTGCTGGTGCCCAAGGACAGGCTCAGCCTGGCCCTGGTGCCGGCCCAGAAGCTGCAGCAGCACACGCAGGAGCGGATCTGCAACACCAGCTTCAGCTACCTGGTGGCCagcgccagccctggccaggACCTCTACTTTGGCTCCTTCTGCTCTGGAGGCGCCATCCAGCAGATCCAGGTGAAGCAGAACATCTCGGTGACCCTGCGCACCTTCACCCCCGCCTTCCGACATGAGGTCGCCAGGCAGGGCCTGACCGTGTCCTTCATACCCTACTTCAAAG AGGAAGGGGTTTTCACGCTGACCCCGGATACAAAAAGCAAGGTCTACCTGAGGACCCCTAACTGGGAACGGGGCCTGCCGTCCCTCGCCTCAGTGTCCTGGAACATCAGCGTGCCCAGCGACCAGGTGGCCTGCCTGACCTTCATGAAGGAGAGGACCGGCCTGGTCTGCCAGACGGGGCGTGCGTTCCTGATCGTCCAGGAGCAGTCATCCGTGGCCGAGGAGGTCTTCAGCCTGGAGGAGGTGCTGCCCAAGCCCAGCTCCCACCACCACAGCTTCTGGGTCAACATCTCCAACTGCAGCCCCGCGAGCGGCAAGCAGCTGGACCTGCTCTTCCAGGTGTCGCTCACCCCGAGAACTGTAG ACCTGACCGTCATCCTCATTGCGGTGGTGGGAGGCGGTGCCTTGCTGCTGTTTGCCCTCGGGCTCATCATTTGCTTCGTGAAAAAGAA caggaaaaagaagaggGACAAGGGCCCAGCTGTGGGCATCTACAACGGGAACATCAATACCCAGATGCCGATGCAGCCAAAGTTCCAGAAGGCGCAAAAGGACGCTGACCCCCACGTGTACGCAGTCATTGAAGACACCATGGTGTACGGGCACCTGCTGCAGGGTTCCAATGGGTCCTTCGTCCAGCCCGAGGTGGACACCTACCGGCCCTTCCAGGGCCCCGCGGGGGGCTgcccgccctccccgccccccacgtGCTCCAGGGCCCTGACTGTGAAGTTGGCCCCCGAGGAGCCGTGCCCTGGCTTCAGTCCTGAGTCCGAGAGTGAGCCGTACACCTTCTCCCACCCCGCCAAGTGCAGCATAGGCAACAGGGAGACTGACGTTCCCTTGCTGGACGCCTGCGAGCCGGAGCAGCCTGGGGAATAA
- the CDCP1 gene encoding CUB domain-containing protein 1 isoform X2 yields the protein MGGLNCGVTLTLLGVLLLRAARPTGGAAFEIGLPQGSGITVSIKPGTPLPPGKPCYIITRKQTTTLLIESGETKGFSFSCQNPENYFVIEIQKNIDCMSGPCFFGEVQLQPPTSGLPTLNRTFIWDVQAHKRIGLELQFSLPRLRQIEPGDSCPDGVTHSISGRIDSTTVKIGTFCSNGTVSRIKMQEGVHMALHLPWFHHRNVSGFSIANRSSIKRLCIIESVFEGEGSATLMSANYPDGFPEDELMTWQFVIPAPLRASVSFLQFNVSNCERKEERVEYYIPGSTTNPEVFKLADEQPGNMAGNFNLSLQGCDQDAQNPGILRLKFQVLVQHPQRESNITYVVDLSNERAMSLTIEPRPSKQSRRFVPGCFVCLESRTCSANLTLTAGSKHKISFLCDDLTRLWMNAEKTFSCMDHRYCLRKSYPLQVPGDILQLPVQLRDFSWKLLVPKDRLSLALVPAQKLQQHTQERICNTSFSYLVASASPGQDLYFGSFCSGGAIQQIQVKQNISVTLRTFTPAFRHEVARQGLTVSFIPYFKEEGVFTLTPDTKSKVYLRTPNWERGLPSLASVSWNISVPSDQVACLTFMKERTGLVCQTGRAFLIVQEQSSVAEEVFSLEEVLPKPSSHHHSFWVNISNCSPASGKQLDLLFQVSLTPRTVDLTVILIAVVGGGALLLFALGLIICFVKKKKKKRDKGPAVGIYNGNINTQMPMQPKFQKAQKDADPHVYAVIEDTMVYGHLLQGSNGSFVQPEVDTYRPFQGPAGGCPPSPPPTCSRALTVKLAPEEPCPGFSPESESEPYTFSHPAKCSIGNRETDVPLLDACEPEQPGE from the exons CTTTCGAGATTGGCCTGCCCCAGGGAAGCGGCATCACCGTTTCGATAAAGCCTGGGACCCCACTTCCGCCAGGGAAGCCCTGTTACATCATCACTAGAAAACAGACAACCACGTTGCTCATCGAATCTGGAGAAACAAAGGGCTTTTCCTTCAGCTGCCAGAATCCAGAGAACTACTTTGTCATTGAGATCCAGAAGAATATTG ACTGCATGTCGGGCCCGTGTTTTTTCGGGGAGGTCCAGCTGCAGCCCCCAACATCAGGGTTGCCCACCCTCAACCGGACTTTCATCTGGGACGTGCAGGCTCACAAGAGAATCGGTCTGGAGCTGCAGTTCTCCCTGCCGCGCCTGCGGCAGATCGAGCCCGGGGACAGCTGCCCGGATGGAGTCACACACTCCATCAGCGGCCGCATCGATTCCACCACGGTCAAGATTGGAACCTTCTGTAGCAACGGCACCGTGTCCCGGATCAAGATGCAAGAGGGCGTCCACATGGCCTTGCACCTGCCATGGTTCCACCACAGAAACGTCTCTGGCTTCAGCATCGCAAACCGGTCGTCCATCAAAC GCCTGTGCATCATCGAATCTGTGTTTGAGGGCGAGGGCTCCGCAACCCTGATGTCTGCCAACTACCCCGACGGCTTTCCTGAGGACGAGCTCATGACGTGGCAGTTTGTCATTCCCGCACCCCTGCGGGCGAGCGTCTCCTTCCTCCAGTTCAACGTCTCCAACTGCGAGAGGAAGGAGGAGCGGGTGGAGTACTACATCCCGGGCTCCACCACCAACCCCGAGGTGTTCAAGCTGGCAGACGAGCAGCCGGGGAACATGGCCGGGAACTTCAACCTCTCTCTGCAGGGCTGTGACCAAGATGCCCAGAATCCAGGGATCCTCCGGCTGAAGTTTCAGGTTTTGGTTCAACATCCACAACGTGAAAGCA ATATAACCTACGTGGTTGACTTGAGCAACGAGCGAGCCATGTCGCTCACCATCGAGCCGAGGCCCAGCAAGCAGAGCCGCAGGTTTGTGCCCGGCTGCTTCGTGTGCTTGGAGTCTCGGACCTGCAGCGCCAACCTCACCCTGACAGCCGGCTCCAAACACAAGATCTCCTTCCTCTGCGACGACCTGACGCGCCTGTGGATGAACGCCGAGAAGACCTTCA GCTGCATGGACCACCGGTACTGCCTCAGGAAGTCCTACCCCCTCCAGGTGCCCGGGGACATCCTCCAGCTGCCTGTGCAGCTCCGCGACTTCTCCTGGAAGCTGCTGGTGCCCAAGGACAGGCTCAGCCTGGCCCTGGTGCCGGCCCAGAAGCTGCAGCAGCACACGCAGGAGCGGATCTGCAACACCAGCTTCAGCTACCTGGTGGCCagcgccagccctggccaggACCTCTACTTTGGCTCCTTCTGCTCTGGAGGCGCCATCCAGCAGATCCAGGTGAAGCAGAACATCTCGGTGACCCTGCGCACCTTCACCCCCGCCTTCCGACATGAGGTCGCCAGGCAGGGCCTGACCGTGTCCTTCATACCCTACTTCAAAG AGGAAGGGGTTTTCACGCTGACCCCGGATACAAAAAGCAAGGTCTACCTGAGGACCCCTAACTGGGAACGGGGCCTGCCGTCCCTCGCCTCAGTGTCCTGGAACATCAGCGTGCCCAGCGACCAGGTGGCCTGCCTGACCTTCATGAAGGAGAGGACCGGCCTGGTCTGCCAGACGGGGCGTGCGTTCCTGATCGTCCAGGAGCAGTCATCCGTGGCCGAGGAGGTCTTCAGCCTGGAGGAGGTGCTGCCCAAGCCCAGCTCCCACCACCACAGCTTCTGGGTCAACATCTCCAACTGCAGCCCCGCGAGCGGCAAGCAGCTGGACCTGCTCTTCCAGGTGTCGCTCACCCCGAGAACTGTAG ACCTGACCGTCATCCTCATTGCGGTGGTGGGAGGCGGTGCCTTGCTGCTGTTTGCCCTCGGGCTCATCATTTGCTTCGTGAAAAAGAA gaaaaagaagaggGACAAGGGCCCAGCTGTGGGCATCTACAACGGGAACATCAATACCCAGATGCCGATGCAGCCAAAGTTCCAGAAGGCGCAAAAGGACGCTGACCCCCACGTGTACGCAGTCATTGAAGACACCATGGTGTACGGGCACCTGCTGCAGGGTTCCAATGGGTCCTTCGTCCAGCCCGAGGTGGACACCTACCGGCCCTTCCAGGGCCCCGCGGGGGGCTgcccgccctccccgccccccacgtGCTCCAGGGCCCTGACTGTGAAGTTGGCCCCCGAGGAGCCGTGCCCTGGCTTCAGTCCTGAGTCCGAGAGTGAGCCGTACACCTTCTCCCACCCCGCCAAGTGCAGCATAGGCAACAGGGAGACTGACGTTCCCTTGCTGGACGCCTGCGAGCCGGAGCAGCCTGGGGAATAA
- the TMEM158 gene encoding transmembrane protein 158 has product MLPLLAVLLAAACPLPPARGGVADAPGLIGAPPNASVNASSAGEPATPRLLSSEAAGAPERPGPEEAATPCNISVQRQMLSSLLVRWGRPRGFQCDLLLFSTNAHGRAFFAAAFHRVGPPLLIEHLGLAAGGAQQDLRLCVGCGWVRGRPPGRLRPAAAGAPTALPAYPAAEPAGPLWLQGEPLHFCCLDFSLEELQGEPGWRLNRKPIESTLVACFMTLVIVVWSVAALIWPVPIIAGFLPNGMEQRRTTASAASAAPAAVPAGTTAAAAAAAAAAAAAAAVTSGAATK; this is encoded by the coding sequence ATGCTGCCCCTGCTCGCTGTGCTGTTGGCCGCCGCCTGCCCGCTGCCGCCTGCCCGCGGCGGGGTCGCGGACGCGCCGGGCCTCATCGGGGCGCCCCCCAACGCCTCCGTCAACGCGTCGTCCGCGGGCGAGCCCGCCACCCCGCGGCTGCTGTCCTCGGAGGCTGCTGGGGCCCCCGAGCGCCCGGGCCCGGAGGAGGCAGCGACGCCGTGCAACATCAGCGTGCAGCGGCAGATGCTGAGCTCGCTGCTCGTGCGCTGGGGCCGCCCGCGGGGCTTCCAGTGCGACCTGCTGCTCTTCTCCACCAACGCGCACGGCCGCGCCTTCTTCGCCGCCGCCTTCCACCGCGTCGGGCCGCCGCTGCTCATCGAGCACCTGGGGCTGGCAGCCGGCGGCGCGCAGCAGGACCTGCGCCTCTGCGTGGGCTGCGGCTGGGTGCGCGGGCGTCCACCCGGCCGCCTCCGGCCCGCCGCCGCCGGGGCACCCACCGCGCTGCCCGCTTACCCTGCGGCCGAGCCCGCGGGGCCGCTGTGGCTGCAGGGCGAGCCGCTGCACTTCTGCTGCCTGGACTTCAGCCTCGAGGAGCTGCAGGGGGAGCCGGGCTGGAGGCTGAACCGCAAGCCCATCGAGTCCACGCTGGTGGCCTGCTTCATGACCCTGGTCATCGTCGTGTGGAGCGTGGCTGCCCTCATCTGGCCGGTGCCCATCATTGCCGGCTTCCTGCCCAACGGCATGGAGCAGCGCCGGACCACCGCCAGCGCCGCCagcgccgcccccgccgccgTGCCCGCGGGGACCACCGCCGCggccgccgctgccgctgccgccgctgctgctgccgccgccgtgACATCGGGGGCCGCGACCAAGTGA